A region of the Bacillota bacterium genome:
GATAAGGATTTCCATGCGGGCTACGTCGAGACCTCACTGATGCTTGTCTGGCATCCCGAACTCGTCAGGGATGAGATGCCAACCGATACTCCAGACCTTATGGAGATGTTCCGGCGGGACCAGGATGCTTACCAGGTAATCGAAAAACCGATCGACAGCAAGTTTATCTGCCTACGTATAACCCAAAACCCTAAAATCCAGGTAGGAGTTATGGGCGACCCGAGCAAGAGCAGCGTCGAACTCGGGAGGAAGATAATAGGCGAGTGCGTCGATGGGCTGGTCGGCTTGATTAGGGAGATGGAGGCTCAAAGATGAACCGAACTCGGTAGCTCATGATAAGCTGGTGATAAGCTCGTGATAACTGACACAGTTTGTGATATTATTATAGACGATGGCAGGGAACCCTTATATGCAGAGAATCTATATATAGCGGTAATTTAATTAGGAGTGTGAAATATGAGCCAATCGGCTTTTCCTCCAGTTACGGAAGAACTCCTAGCCGAGCTGGTCCGGCGAATCCTTTTGGTAACACAGCCGAAATTTATAGCTTTATTTGGCTCACGCGCACGAGGAGACTCTAAACCTGATAGTGACCTCGATATCCTTGTGGTAGCGGAATCAAACCTACCGCGCTGGCAGCGCTCAGCTCCTATCCGACGCGCTTTAACTGGTTTATTCCCCGCCAAGGATATCGTTGTATATACTCCTGAG
Encoded here:
- a CDS encoding nucleotidyltransferase domain-containing protein, whose translation is MSQSAFPPVTEELLAELVRRILLVTQPKFIALFGSRARGDSKPDSDLDILVVAESNLPRWQRSAPIRRALTGLFPAKDIVVYTPEEIEEWKAVPNAFITSILREGKILYEG